A segment of the Candidatus Sumerlaea chitinivorans genome:
CCCGACAAATCCGACGGAAAAGGAGGCCTTCACGCAGCTTGCGCGAGAGCTCCGTGAGCTGCTCGGTCCGTCGTCGCAGGGGACCAATCTCCTCACGAGTGCTCAAGTCGGTGTGCCGGATGTGGTGCAAAACGTGGATATGCAGGCCCTGCGTGGAGTTATGGATTGGGTGGCGATCATGACCTACGACATGCATGGTCCATGGAGCAACCATGCGGGCTACAACGCAGCTTTTCGAACCCCCAAAGGCGACCGAGAGGGGTGCACCTCGCGTTCACTGGTGGCGCAAATGGCAACGTGGCGCGATGCGGGTGGCTGGCCGCCCGAGCGGCTCCTTGTCGGAATCCCCTGCTACGGCCGGAGCTTCCCCGTGCGCCGCTGGCACGATCCGATGCCACCAAACACAAAACCCGCCCGCCCCTACCTTGCCTACAAAGACATCCTGCCGCTTCTCGAGCAAGGCTGGGTGCGCCATTTCGACAACTACGCCATGGTTCCATGGCTGGAGAAGCCGGGAGGAGGAGAGCTTCTCTCCTACGACGACGTCGAGAGTGTCCAACACAAGACGCGCTGGGCACGCCAAAATGGCTTTGGCGGTGTTTTCTTCTGGGAAATCTCGCAAGACCGGATGGGGGGCCGGAACGTCCTGATCGAGGCCGCACGCAAGGCGTGGGAAAGCAACTCACGCGAACCCTAACCAGTCGCGTCGTCGAGCTGAGCAGCCGAAAAAAGCTCCCTTGCTACTTTCCTAAGAGCAGCGGCAGCAAATCCGTGAGTGTTTCGGCATGCGCATTGACGATGCCCGCCAGCCCCGCGCTGCGATAATTCCCACCGGCCACGCCGACCGTATAAAAGCCAGCGAGCCGGATCGCGACAACCCCAGCGCCGCTATCCTCGATGCCGACGACCCTGTGGGCGCGCTCGCGCGGAATCCCAAGCCCGACCGTCGCCGTCTCGGCATAGAGCCAAGGATGCGGCTTGGGCTCAAGCTCGCCAAGCGTACCCACTTCCCCTTTTCGCAACGGTGTCCCGGCCGAGATGATGGAATCATAGAAATCCAACGGATTGCCCAAGTTCATGGTTCGAAATGCCGCCAGAATTTCTGGCCACGCCTTCTCAAAAAGACCGCTGGTCACGAGACCGATTTTCACGCCGTGGGCTTTGAGCTCGAGAAGGAAATCCTTGAGCCCCGGTGCCGGCTTGAACGCCTCCACATGGCCTCGGCCCTCTTCGATCTCCTTCAATTCACACCGCGTAAGCTCGAAGTAGACGTCGCGCGCCTGCTCAAGGGTAAATCCGGGGCAGTACTTTTCAATGCAATAGCTCAGGTGCTCGCTGACCGAGTGCCCGGCCACGTGGGGCAAATCCTCGGGGGTGAATTGGAAACTTTCATCCCCCAGCAGCCGTGCCACCGTGCGCTCAATGATCCACATCCACATTTCCTCGCTGCGCACGCTCGTGCCGTCCAGATCCATCAGGACCGCCTCCACCGGCGGTTCAAACGCCACCTCGCGGACGGGATAAATCGCTGGGTAGCCCATCGCGGAACGCACATAGGCGAGGGTTTTGTCGGCAAAAACGATGAACTCCACCTTTTGATCTCGCGGGACCAAGATGCACTCGACGCCGTCCCGCCCCACGCGCCATAGTCCATCGCCCCCCACCTCGAGTTCCTCAAAATCACCATGGTATTCAGGCGCAATTGCTCCCAATCCGGGGATACGTTCAGGGATCGCCATGCGGTCCAATGACCTCCTCAAAGATTCTCGCGGGCACACACGTGCCTAAGCCATCACGCGCGAACAGTTACGAGGTGTGACCCACCGCGCGTGAATTGCGCAAGCGAAACTCAACGCGATTGCCACTTGCCAGAAACCCAACGCTCGCGCCCGAACGCCGGCGGTCAAGAAGAGATGTGGGGGAAATTACTGCAATAAATAAAATGTTTTCTTGCTTGTGCCCACCACGACGTCTGCATTTCTTCATACCAACTCGACAGGCAGCATGCCAGTTGCCTTCGCACAAGCGCGAACTTGGCACACTGCGCGGCGCTGTGGGAAGCACTCGAAGAAAATCCCAGCGCCATACATAGCTTTGGAGCACGCTGCCGGACGCAATACCAAAGAGAGTGGAGACGACCGTGGACCAGACGCGCAAATGGCACTGTCACATCATTTCGAATACACACTGGGATCGCGAGTGGCGTTATCCCTTCCAAAGCTACCGGATGGACTTGGTGGAAATGATGGACCGCCTGCTCGATATCCTCGAGCGGCGGCCGGAGTACCGCGCCTTCTACCTCGATAGTCAGACCGTAATTTTGGAGGATTACCTCGAGATTCGACCCGAGAATGAGGAACGAATGCGAAAGCTTGTGGCGCAGGACCGACTTCAAATCGGGCCGTGGTACACCCTGCCCGACATGTGGGCCTGCCCGGGCGAAGCCCTCGTGCGCAACCTCCTCATGGGCCACCGCGTCGCCATGCAGTTTGGGCGGGTCTCCAAGGTCGGCTACACGCCATTCTCCAACGGCCAGATTTCTCAGCTTCCCCAGCTCTACCGCGGCTTCCGCATTGATTCGTGCATGTTCTATCGCGGCATCGGCAAGCATGTGGCCAAAAGCGAGTTTGTGTGGGAAGGCGCCGACGGTTCACGCATCTTTGGATTCCGTTTCGGCGACTATGCCCGCTACAACTACTACTATCTGCTCTATCGGCCGGGACTGCTCGGGCGCACCCCCGCCGACCGAGAATACCGCTGGAACCCGGACGAGTTGCCCTACCACGTCGCCGTCACGCAGTCGCAGGATCGCCAATATGGCTACATGAATCTGCGCCTCAGGGTGCACGAAGAGCTTCTTGATCAAGCGCTGGCCGACGCTCTGCGCTTCACAGCAGCCGATGCCACGACATCCCAGCTCCTCTACATGATGGGACACGACCATTCCTACGCCGCCGAAGAAGAACTCGACCTCATCGAGGCTCTGCAACGCCGCGTGGCCGGCTCCAACCAAGAGATTTTCCATTCCTCTCTCGCTGAGTACATGGAAGCCTTCCGCAAGGAAGCACGCGACCTTCAGGTGGTCCGGGGGGAAATGCGCCATACGCTGAAGGAAGGGCTGTGGACAACCCTCATGGCGCTCATTTTGTCGTCGCGTACCTACCTCAAGCAACAAAATGCGCGCATCTGTACACACGTCCTTGCTGGTGCCGAACCGTTAGCCGCTATGGCGTGGCTTACGGGATCACCCTATCCCACGCCGTTCTTTACCCAGATCTGGCGTCGCCTGCTCGTCAACCAAGCCCACGACGCGATCGGGGGCTGCAGTGTGGACCGAGTCCACACCGAAATGCAGGCACGTTGGGGAGAGGTGGAGACCATCAGCGATGAGATCATCCGCCGCTCGATGCGTGACGTAGCAGCCCGGATTGACGGACGCAGTTCGATCTCCACGAACGATCTGCAGCTCACGGTTTTCAATCCCACGCCCTATCCGTGGAGCGGGCTGGCTGAGGTGATTATCGACCTCCCGCATGCCACGCCCGAGACCCCATTCGCGCTCGAGCGCGCGGGCGGCGCGCCTGTCCCAATCCAAATCGTGGCTCAAGAACCCTACACGGCAACCATCGAGAGTGGCTACGAGCTCACGATGACCTTCCCGGTGCAACGCTATCGCGCGCGCATCGAGCTGGAGAATCTCCCGGCCTTCGGCTACGAAGCACTGGCCGTACGCGTTGGCGCGGCTCCCGAGAAGCCTGCAGAGCTCCCCAAGCTCGCCCGCAGCGAGCGCGAACTGGAAAACGATTTCCTCGCAGCACGTTTTGAGGCCGATGGCACCTTCTCGATGCGCGACAAAGCTACAGGCCGCGTCTTCGAGGGACTGGGCTTCCTCGAGGACTCTGCGGAGTTCGGTGACCCGTGGAACCGCGTGGTCCCACCGGGGGATAAGCCGATCCTTTCCCGACGCAGCGCTCGCCCGACGTTCCGGATTGTCGAAAACGGCCCACTCTACGCTGCAATTGAGGCCACCTACGAGTTCTCCATCCCCGAGGGGAAAGGACCCGACGGCAAACGCAGCCGCAAACGCACGAGGCTTCCGATCTCGCTCACGCTTTCGTTGGAGCGCGGGGCGCGTGCGTTAGGCGTAACGCTACGCCTTACGAACACCGCGGAGAACCATCGCCTGCGGGTGATGTTCCCGACAGGCCTCAGCCGCGCGACGCATTCGATTGCGGACGGGCAGTTCGACGTCCTCGAGCGCCCGATCCAGCTCCCTGACGCCACGGGTTGGAAGGAACCCCCGTACCCGACCCACCCCATGTGGAGCTTCGTGGATGTGTTCGATGGCGAAGCGGGACTGGCGGTGCTCAACGATGGTCTGACCGAATATGAGGTCGTGGATGAGCCCGCCCGCACGATCGCCATCACGCTCTTGCGGGCCTTTGGGACGTTTGTGTTCGGTCGCCCAACCCCCGGCGCCCAATGCAAAGGCACGCACGTTTATCGCTTCGCCTTACTCCCGCACCAGCGCCCATGGCACGAAGCTCGAGTTTTCGATGAGGTGCGGCGCCTCACCATTCCGCTTCAGGCGCTGCTCTCGGCTCCGACGGCTGGTTCCTTGCCTCGAAGTGCCTCCTTCATTCATCTCACCAATCCACAGCTCGTGTTCAGTGCCGCGAAACCAGCGGAAAGTGGCGATAAACTGGTGATCCGTTTCTGGAACCCCACTGCCGAAACCCAAACCACATGCATTGAGTTCGGACTCCCACTGAAACGCGCTCAACTTCTCTCGCTCGAGGAAATTCCGGAAGGAGATTTGGAGCTTCAGGACGGAGGCCGGCGCGTGGAGTTGTCGGCGGGACCGAAAAAGATTGTGACGGTGGGCATCGAGTGGATACTGGATTGAGTGGCGCGTGGCTGTGCAACCCCAGCGCGTAAGGTGAAGGACAAAAAGAAAATGGAGCGGGAAACGAGGCTCGAACTCGCGACCCCCACCTTGGCAAGGTGGTGCTCTACCAACTGAGCTATTCCCGCTCACTGCCCATTCGGGCGTTTCGCTCGCCTATTACGCTTTTTCGGCAAATTTTATTCGCACTTGCGAAATGGCCTTGTGCACTCGCTGTCGCGCTCAAAATTTACCGCTCGCCACACTCAAAAATTCTGCAACGAGATGACTGCGCAACACGTTGTTTACTCGTTTGCAAGCAGGGTCCGAATCTGCTCGCAGATCTCGTCCACGGTCACGGCAACCTGTGGACTCAGCCCTTCCGCGTGACCAAACACTGCCCCGCCGACAGAAATCAACCACGCCCGTGGCGCTTTCCCGTAAAGCTCACAACTCATCTGCAGTAACCCGTACGGCGTGACGCGATGCGTGAAGCTCTCACTCGAATTGGAAGGGGCAATCTCAAGCGACTCGCACCGCACTTCCCCCGGCGCGAGGGTTGCGCTTGCATCCACGAATACGACCGTATCGGCCGTACTCAAGTCCTCAGCAAGCTCAGGCACCAGTTGAAAGAGTGCTCGGACTTCGGTGGAAGCGTCCGCATAGGAAGCAGCAAACCGCTGCGCCACGACTTGGCCTACGGCGTCGTCGCCGCGCAGCGGATTGCCATAACCGATGACCAACGTTTTCGGCATCAGTCGCGAGTCGCAACGTCGAGTACCTGACCGGTCGGCCCGACAAGCTCCACCCGCAATGGCATCTGCCCGACTGCATGCGTGGAGCAGCTCAAGCACGGGTCGTAGCAGCGGATCACCGCCTCCACACGGTTGAGCATTCCCTCTTCGATCTTGTCGCCACGCACGAAATGCTTGGCCGCCTGCAGGACCCCGCGGTTCATCGCCAAGTTATTGTGGCCGGTTGCGATGATAAGGTTCGCCCACGTCACCAGCCCATTCTCATCAATGCGGTAATGGTGTAGGAGCATGCCCCGGGGGGCCTCGCTCACGCCCACGCCTTCAAACGCGTTCGCCCCAGCGTGTGCGCGCACGTGCGGGCTCAAGATGTCCGGATCGCGCAGCGTGCGCTCCATCTGTTCGAGCGCCGCGATAATCTCAATCAGGCGCGCATAGTGATAATGGAACGAGCTCAGGACCACGCGGCGGTCCAACTCGCGGAACTCCGCCCACTCTTCGTCAGCGCGCGGCGTGTTGCACCGATCCGCAATGTTGAGCCGCGCCAGCGGCCCCACGCGGTAGATCCCCTCGGGGTAGCCGAGCGGTTTGTAGTACGGCGACTTGAGATAACTATAGGGTTCCACCGCTTCGCCGATGAAGTCCTGATAATTTGCGATCTCAAGCTGATCCGCAATCACGTTGCCGGCACTGTCCACCACGCGAACCTTGCCATGCGTGAAGGCCAAGTAACCGTCCTCATCCACCAGACCCATGAAGAGCGTGGGGAAGTTGGCAAAGGTTGCGATTTCCTCGCGGAACTGTTTGTACGTCTTCTTGTACCACTCGAGTGTGCGCGTGGCGATCTCCATCGCTTGCGGAATTTCGGCGAGGATCTCGTCGCGCGTTGCAGCATCCAGCGGATCACTCACGCCGCCCGGCACGACCCACGCGGGGTGAATCCGCTTGCCGGCAAGCCGCTCAATAACGCGCTGCCCGAACTTGCGCAGCGCGATTCCGTCGCGCGCGATCTGTGGATGCGATTCTGCCAGCGCGAATAGGTGGCGCTTCGCTGGATCCGCGTCCATGCCCAGCAGAAAATCCGGTGAGGAGAGATGGAAGAAGCTCAGGGCGTGGGACTGCACAATTTGCCCAAGGTTAAGTACGTGGCGCAACATTCGACCGGTGCGTGGCACCTGTACCGCCAGAAGAGCGTCGCAGGCTTTTGCCGAGGCGATCAAGTGGCTCACCGGGCAGATGCCGCAGGTGCGCGCCATCAACGACGGCATTTCTGCGAACGGACGCCCCTCGCAGAGCTTCTCGAAACCTCGGTACTGCGTGACATGGAACTGGGCATCCTGCACGATGCCCTCATCGTTCAAGTAAATCGTGATCTTCGCATGTCCTTCAATGCGGGTCACGGGATCAATGGTGATTTGTTTTGCCATGATGATTCTCCTATGCTCCGAACCGAGTCTTGTCGCTGATGTCAGGGATTCTCCCCTCGAGAAGCTCGCTGACGACGTAGAAAATGGTGTCCGCAGAGGGTGGACAGCCGGGCACGTGGACATCCACTTTCACGAACTCGTGCACGGGACGCGCCTTCGGCAGCAACTTGGGAATGACACTCGTCGGCACTTGCTGATTGAGCGTTGCATTTTCGAGGTAAGCGCGGCTGAGAACGTCCTTCAGCGGGAAAGGATTGCGCATGCCCGGCACGTTTGAGGTCACGGCGCAATCTCCCAGAGCCACGAGAATGCGCGTGTGCTCACGGATCTTGCGGATCTTGGCCAAATCGTCCTCGCTGCTGACGGCGCCCTCGACAATGGTCACGTCCACCATCTCGGGGAATTCCTTCATATCGACAAGCGGACTGTAGACGAGCTCGGCCCTCTCCGCCACGGCCAACAGACGTTCGTCCAGATCCAGAAACGACATGTGGCAGCCCGAGCAGCCGTCCAGCCACACCGTTGCGATTTTTGCCTTGTTGTTGCTCATTCGTGTTCCTCCCGCATCATCGTCAGGTAAGGCAAGAACTGGCGGCGCTTGGCCATCTCTGCCACGCTCTTACCTTTCTCGCTTAGCGCGCCAGTGGGGCACACGTGCACGCATTTGCTGCAACCCGTGCAGCTTTCCGCCGTTCCCCACGGCTGATTCAAGTCGGTGATCACCCGCGTCTGAATGCCGCGGTGGTAAAGATCCCACGTGTGCGCGCCCTCGATTTCGTCACACACGCGCACGCAACGCGTGCAAAGGATGCACCGGTTGTGGTCCGCCACAAAGCGCGGATGCGAGGCGTCCACTTTAAGCTTCTGATACAAGTAGGGCACACGCACGTGCGTCATCCCTTGCCGTTGCGCCATGGCCTGAAGATCGCAGTGGCCATTCGTGACGCACACCGCGCACACATGGTTGCGTTCCGTAAACAGGAACTCGAGAATCATGCGGCGATACTTGCGCAGCCGCTCGCTATCGGTGACGACCTCCATATTCTCGTGAACGCGCGTGACGCATGCCGGCAGGAGCTTATTCACACCCTTCACTTCTACCAAACACATGCGGCATGCGCCAACAGGCGTGAGGCCTGACAAGTGACACAACGTCGGGATTTCAATGCCATTCTCGCGCGCGACCTCAAGAATCGTCTGATCGCCCTTTGCGCTGACGTCTTTGCCGTCGATCTTGAGAGTCTTAACGCGCACCTGCGATGCAGCAGTCGTCGTCATACGAGCACCTCCTCACGGGCCATACGGCACACGCCGGCCGGACACCGCTTCTCGATGATGTGAGCCTCATATTCTTTGCGGAAATACCGCAGCGTACTCACCACGGGATTCGGGGCAGTCTGGCCAAGACCGCACAGGCTCGTGTTCTTGACCATATCGCACAGCTCCTCGAGCAGCTCGAGGTCTTCCATCGTGGCCTCGCCGCGGGTCATGCGGTCCAGCAGATTGTACATGTGGACCGTGCCCACGCGGCACGGCACACATTTGCCGCACGACTCGGTCATGCAGAACTCCATGAAGTACTTCGCCACATCCACCATGCAGGATGTCTCGTCCATGACGATCATCCCGCCGGAGCCCATGATGGACCCCACACTGGCCAGCGATTCGTAATCCACCGGCATGTCGAGGAATTGCTCGGGGATGCAGCCGCCGGAGGGGCCACCAGTCTGAACTGCTTTGAACTTCTTCCCGTCGGGGATCCCGCCGCCAATATCGAAAATGATCTCGCGCAGCGTGATGCCCATGGGCACTTCCACCAAACCCGTGTTCACTACGCGGCCGGCCAAGGCAAAGACCTTGGTGCCCTTGCTCTTCTCCGTCCCAATGGAGGCAAACCACTCGCCACCGTTGCGGATAATCGGCGCAATGTTCGCGAAGGTCTCGACGTTATTGATCAGCGTCGGGCAACCCCATAGACCCGATTGCGCGGGATAGGGCGGACGTGGTCGTGGCTGACCACGCTTGCCTTCGATCGAAGCAATCAGCGCTGTTTCTTCGCCGCAAACGAAGGCACCCGCGCCTAAACGGATCTCTATGCGGAAATTGAACGTGCTACCACAGATGGAATTGCCCAAAAACCCATTCTGCTCGGCCTGTTTGATCGCTTGCTTCAGGCGCTTGATCGCCAGCGGGTACTCGGCCCGCACATAGATGTAACCCATGTCCGCACCGACCGCATAGGCGGCGATCGCCATACCCTCGAGCACCCGGTGCGGGTCGCTCTCCAGCACGCTCCGGTCCATGAAGGCGCCGGGATCGCCCTCGTCCGCGTTACAAATCACAAACTTGCGCGACCCGACCGCCTTGGCCACCGTACTCCATTTAAGACCTGTCGGGTAGCCCGCGCCCCCACGCCCACGCAGGCCGCTCGTCGTAACCTCCTGAATCACTTCCGAGGGGGTCATTTCGGTGATGGCCTTGTAGAGGGCACCGTAGCCACCCACCGCAACGTAGTCCTCGAACGACTCAGGATTAATGCGGCCAGCATTCTCGAGCACGATGCGCTTCTGCCGCTGGAAGAGTGGCGTGTCCGTAGGGAGGACAAGCTCGGGGACGGGGGCTTTATCGAGCGAGTCGATGATTTTCGTCGCATCCTCGGGAGTTACGGCGTGGTAAACGACCCCGTTGACGTCCAGCGCCACGAGCGGGCCGGCCGCGCAAGGCCCCAAACAGCCCACGGGCCGTACCATCACGCTCTCCTCGAGGCCGCGCTCCTTGATGGCCTGCTTTAGCGCCTCAAACACTTTGTCCGCGCCTGAGGAGAGACATCCGGCAGCCATACAGACGCCAATGCAATGCTTGTACTTCGCGAGCGCCTCGCGCCGCGAACTTGCTAAATTTTCGAGTTCTTCAGGAGAGATCGTCAT
Coding sequences within it:
- a CDS encoding Chitinase produces the protein MGAKIIAFSGPLAKHVEFMKVQEIDLAGSGSRSPLKRLFPQLSLSACQLRRPWQLVVLGACFATLTPVCATTTVSASTAQPQTDPQSENRSTAGGRPPIVLGYYPSWPCGLEPAQIRYENFTHLCHAFVTATPDGKLKTDGNLPSRELTSRAHAAGVKVLLSVGGADSGKYMGPIATSETLRTQFARALVGMVREYGYDGIDLDWEFPTNPTEKEAFTQLARELRELLGPSSQGTNLLTSAQVGVPDVVQNVDMQALRGVMDWVAIMTYDMHGPWSNHAGYNAAFRTPKGDREGCTSRSLVAQMATWRDAGGWPPERLLVGIPCYGRSFPVRRWHDPMPPNTKPARPYLAYKDILPLLEQGWVRHFDNYAMVPWLEKPGGGELLSYDDVESVQHKTRWARQNGFGGVFFWEISQDRMGGRNVLIEAARKAWESNSREP
- a CDS encoding Alpha-mannosidase, whose product is MDQTRKWHCHIISNTHWDREWRYPFQSYRMDLVEMMDRLLDILERRPEYRAFYLDSQTVILEDYLEIRPENEERMRKLVAQDRLQIGPWYTLPDMWACPGEALVRNLLMGHRVAMQFGRVSKVGYTPFSNGQISQLPQLYRGFRIDSCMFYRGIGKHVAKSEFVWEGADGSRIFGFRFGDYARYNYYYLLYRPGLLGRTPADREYRWNPDELPYHVAVTQSQDRQYGYMNLRLRVHEELLDQALADALRFTAADATTSQLLYMMGHDHSYAAEEELDLIEALQRRVAGSNQEIFHSSLAEYMEAFRKEARDLQVVRGEMRHTLKEGLWTTLMALILSSRTYLKQQNARICTHVLAGAEPLAAMAWLTGSPYPTPFFTQIWRRLLVNQAHDAIGGCSVDRVHTEMQARWGEVETISDEIIRRSMRDVAARIDGRSSISTNDLQLTVFNPTPYPWSGLAEVIIDLPHATPETPFALERAGGAPVPIQIVAQEPYTATIESGYELTMTFPVQRYRARIELENLPAFGYEALAVRVGAAPEKPAELPKLARSERELENDFLAARFEADGTFSMRDKATGRVFEGLGFLEDSAEFGDPWNRVVPPGDKPILSRRSARPTFRIVENGPLYAAIEATYEFSIPEGKGPDGKRSRKRTRLPISLTLSLERGARALGVTLRLTNTAENHRLRVMFPTGLSRATHSIADGQFDVLERPIQLPDATGWKEPPYPTHPMWSFVDVFDGEAGLAVLNDGLTEYEVVDEPARTIAITLLRAFGTFVFGRPTPGAQCKGTHVYRFALLPHQRPWHEARVFDEVRRLTIPLQALLSAPTAGSLPRSASFIHLTNPQLVFSAAKPAESGDKLVIRFWNPTAETQTTCIEFGLPLKRAQLLSLEEIPEGDLELQDGGRRVELSAGPKKIVTVGIEWILD
- a CDS encoding NADH-reducing hydrogenase maturation factor, with the protein product MPKTLVIGYGNPLRGDDAVGQVVAQRFAASYADASTEVRALFQLVPELAEDLSTADTVVFVDASATLAPGEVRCESLEIAPSNSSESFTHRVTPYGLLQMSCELYGKAPRAWLISVGGAVFGHAEGLSPQVAVTVDEICEQIRTLLANE
- a CDS encoding NAD-reducing hydrogenase subunit HoxH, which translates into the protein MAKQITIDPVTRIEGHAKITIYLNDEGIVQDAQFHVTQYRGFEKLCEGRPFAEMPSLMARTCGICPVSHLIASAKACDALLAVQVPRTGRMLRHVLNLGQIVQSHALSFFHLSSPDFLLGMDADPAKRHLFALAESHPQIARDGIALRKFGQRVIERLAGKRIHPAWVVPGGVSDPLDAATRDEILAEIPQAMEIATRTLEWYKKTYKQFREEIATFANFPTLFMGLVDEDGYLAFTHGKVRVVDSAGNVIADQLEIANYQDFIGEAVEPYSYLKSPYYKPLGYPEGIYRVGPLARLNIADRCNTPRADEEWAEFRELDRRVVLSSFHYHYARLIEIIAALEQMERTLRDPDILSPHVRAHAGANAFEGVGVSEAPRGMLLHHYRIDENGLVTWANLIIATGHNNLAMNRGVLQAAKHFVRGDKIEEGMLNRVEAVIRCYDPCLSCSTHAVGQMPLRVELVGPTGQVLDVATRD
- a CDS encoding NAD-reducing hydrogenase subunit HoxY: MSNNKAKIATVWLDGCSGCHMSFLDLDERLLAVAERAELVYSPLVDMKEFPEMVDVTIVEGAVSSEDDLAKIRKIREHTRILVALGDCAVTSNVPGMRNPFPLKDVLSRAYLENATLNQQVPTSVIPKLLPKARPVHEFVKVDVHVPGCPPSADTIFYVVSELLEGRIPDISDKTRFGA
- a CDS encoding NAD-reducing hydrogenase subunit HoxU, encoding MTTTAASQVRVKTLKIDGKDVSAKGDQTILEVARENGIEIPTLCHLSGLTPVGACRMCLVEVKGVNKLLPACVTRVHENMEVVTDSERLRKYRRMILEFLFTERNHVCAVCVTNGHCDLQAMAQRQGMTHVRVPYLYQKLKVDASHPRFVADHNRCILCTRCVRVCDEIEGAHTWDLYHRGIQTRVITDLNQPWGTAESCTGCSKCVHVCPTGALSEKGKSVAEMAKRRQFLPYLTMMREEHE
- a CDS encoding NAD-reducing hydrogenase subunit HoxF, yielding MTISPEELENLASSRREALAKYKHCIGVCMAAGCLSSGADKVFEALKQAIKERGLEESVMVRPVGCLGPCAAGPLVALDVNGVVYHAVTPEDATKIIDSLDKAPVPELVLPTDTPLFQRQKRIVLENAGRINPESFEDYVAVGGYGALYKAITEMTPSEVIQEVTTSGLRGRGGAGYPTGLKWSTVAKAVGSRKFVICNADEGDPGAFMDRSVLESDPHRVLEGMAIAAYAVGADMGYIYVRAEYPLAIKRLKQAIKQAEQNGFLGNSICGSTFNFRIEIRLGAGAFVCGEETALIASIEGKRGQPRPRPPYPAQSGLWGCPTLINNVETFANIAPIIRNGGEWFASIGTEKSKGTKVFALAGRVVNTGLVEVPMGITLREIIFDIGGGIPDGKKFKAVQTGGPSGGCIPEQFLDMPVDYESLASVGSIMGSGGMIVMDETSCMVDVAKYFMEFCMTESCGKCVPCRVGTVHMYNLLDRMTRGEATMEDLELLEELCDMVKNTSLCGLGQTAPNPVVSTLRYFRKEYEAHIIEKRCPAGVCRMAREEVLV